From a region of the Solanum stenotomum isolate F172 chromosome 2, ASM1918654v1, whole genome shotgun sequence genome:
- the LOC125857202 gene encoding WAT1-related protein At3g30340-like has product MSFFEKWKAVSAMIVVEFALAVVNALFKKVLNRGMNQLVISTYRFSISTIFLTPIACFLERNFISNLTGRVVCSLFFSALLGGTLTQYFFLIGLKYTSTTFSCAFINMVPINTFIMSLLLRQENINMKCKSGRAKALGTLCCLGGALILTLYKGMPLMNQSAPEVEVNHNIKSWIVGSSFLFAGSLVWSSWFLIQDRIGKDYPYQYSSTAIMSFLGAIQSAILSLVIDRNTSTWFLKGTLEISTVIYAGMVGSGLCYVVMSWCVKQKGAVFTSAFSPLIQIFAAVIDISILHEQIHLGSILGSILVIIGLYILLWGKSKDTENLKNSPTTEKNVQPTLPVTSSPSHT; this is encoded by the exons ATGAGTTTCTTTGAGAAATGGAAAGCAGTATCTGCAATGATTGTTGTTGAATTTGCTCTGGCTGTTGTAAATGCTCTATTCAAAAAAGTACTCAATAGAGGAATGAATCAATTGGTGATAAGTACGTATAGGTTTTCAATTTCTACGATTTTCTTAACTCCCATCGCGTGTTTCCTAGAGAG GAATTTTATATCGAATTTGACAGGTCGTGTTGTGTGTTCTCTGTTTTTCAGCGCGCTTTTGGG GGGTACGCTCACTCAATATTTCTTCCTGATTGGACTTAAATACACCTCAACAACATTTAGTTGCGCGTTCATCAATATGGTTCCTATCAACACATTCATCATGTCATTGCTACTCAG GCAAGAGAACATAAATATGAAGTGCAAAAGTGGGAGAGCTAAGGCATTAGGAACCTTATGTTGTCTTGGAGGAGCCTTAATACTTACTCTATACAAAGGAATGCCATTGATGAATCAATCAGCACCAGAAGTTGAAGTGAACCACAATATAAAGAGTTGGATTGTTGGTTCATCATTTCTATTCGCGGGGAGCCTCGTGTGGTCTTCGTGGTTTCTTATACAAGATAGGATTGGGAAGGACTATCCTTATCAGTATTCAAGCACAGCAATAATGTCATTTCTTGGAGCCATTCAATCTGCAATCTTGAGCTTGGTTATTGATAGAAACACATCTACATGGTTTCTCAAAGGAACTTTAGAGATCTCAACTGTCATATATGCT GGAATGGTGGGATCAGGTTTATGCTATGTGGTCATGTCATGGTGTGTAAAGCAAAAGGGTGCAGTATTCACCTCTGCATTTAGTCCATTGATTCAAATATTTGCTGCTGTGATTGACATCTCCATACTTCATGAACAAATTCACCTTGGAAG CATTTTGGGGTCCATTTTGGTTATTATTGGCTTGTATATTCTTCTATGGGGTAAAAGCAAAGACACAGAGAATTTGAAGAATTCTCCAACAACAGAAAAGAATGTGCAGCCTACACTTCCTGTTACTTCCAGCCCATCTCATACATAA
- the LOC125857218 gene encoding uncharacterized protein LOC125857218, which produces MGNFTSCPILPSIKNSKASRVVLPGGEIRQFREPIKAAEIMMEYPSNFLVDSSSLNIGRRFSALSADEDLEFGNVYIVFPMKRVNSVVTATDMTVILLAANSAAKRISGGNGRISPEDSPAPESNVAGDRDSGDVEVFPVGREMKYRLACRSRKPSLATIMEEPVSSR; this is translated from the coding sequence ATGGGAAATTTTACTTCATGCCCAATTTTACCATCAATTAAGAATTCGAAAGCATCGAGAGTTGTTCTTCCCGGAGGAGAAATCAGGCAATTTCGAGAACCGATTAAAGCAGCAGAAATCATGATGGAGTATCCAAGTAATTTTTTAGTGGATTCGAGTTCGTTGAATATCGGACGGAGATTTTCAGCTTTATCAGCTGATGAAGATTTGGAATTCGGTAATGTTTATATTGTGTTTCCGATGAAGAGAGTCAATTCGGTTGTGACGGCGACTGATATGACGGTGATTTTACTGGCGGCTAATTCTGCTGCGAAGAGAATTTCCGGCGGAAATGGTAGGATTTCGCCGGAGGATTCGCCGGCGCCGGAAAGTAATGTTGCCGGAGATCGGGATTCAGGTGACGTTGAGGTGTTTCCGGTGGGGAGAGAAATGAAGTATAGGTTGGCGTGTAGATCGAGGAAGCCTTCGTTGGCTACGATTATGGAAGAACCTGTTTCTTCTAGatga